From the genome of Psychrilyobacter atlanticus DSM 19335, one region includes:
- the mtaB gene encoding tRNA (N(6)-L-threonylcarbamoyladenosine(37)-C(2))-methylthiotransferase MtaB, producing the protein MKFGKKVAFYTLGCKVNQYETESIKKQFLEEGYEEVSFQEKSDYYIVNSCTVTSIADKKTRNILSRAKKLNENSVVIVTGCYAQTDGETLLEKDYIDYVVGNTNKTDILKLARSIDEQKETEKVVSHNIFDDHEYCELEFATMREMSRAYVKIQDGCNEFCSYCKIPFARGRSRSRKLDSILTEVEILTGEGYKEIILIGINMGVYGEDLEEGKNFEDLLEAVTVIEGVERVRLGSIYPDKINDRFIDIMANNSKMMPHLHISLQSCDDEVLKLMKRKYGTELVKDRLLGLKEKVKDLEFTADVIVGFPQEKDENFQNTYNLIGEIGFSNLHIFPYSDRENTVASRLSGKVDGNDKKTRTKKLESLRKEMEDLSKEKNIGKKTKVLVETIKDGYAYGYTENYHRIKMIDSGYKVSEIVEVEIYLEEGKLYGKETEKI; encoded by the coding sequence ATGAAATTTGGTAAGAAAGTAGCTTTTTATACTCTAGGATGTAAAGTAAATCAATATGAGACTGAGAGTATAAAAAAACAGTTTTTAGAAGAAGGGTATGAAGAGGTAAGTTTTCAAGAAAAATCAGATTATTATATAGTAAATTCATGTACTGTAACGAGTATAGCTGATAAAAAAACTAGAAATATATTAAGTCGTGCAAAAAAACTGAATGAAAACTCTGTAGTTATAGTAACAGGGTGTTATGCTCAGACTGACGGTGAGACTCTTCTAGAAAAAGATTATATAGATTACGTTGTTGGAAATACTAATAAAACTGATATTTTGAAATTAGCAAGATCGATAGACGAACAAAAGGAAACAGAAAAAGTGGTTTCTCACAATATATTTGATGATCATGAATATTGTGAATTAGAATTTGCTACAATGAGAGAGATGAGTAGAGCCTATGTAAAAATTCAAGATGGGTGTAATGAATTTTGTTCTTATTGTAAGATCCCGTTTGCTAGAGGAAGAAGTAGAAGTAGGAAACTAGACAGCATCTTGACAGAAGTTGAAATATTAACCGGAGAAGGGTATAAGGAAATTATCTTAATAGGTATAAATATGGGTGTCTATGGCGAAGACTTAGAAGAGGGAAAAAACTTTGAAGACCTATTAGAAGCAGTTACTGTAATAGAAGGTGTAGAAAGAGTAAGGCTTGGATCTATCTATCCAGACAAGATTAATGACAGATTTATAGATATTATGGCAAATAATTCTAAAATGATGCCACACCTGCATATATCTCTCCAGTCTTGTGATGATGAAGTTTTAAAATTAATGAAGAGAAAATATGGAACGGAGCTTGTAAAAGACAGGTTATTAGGATTGAAAGAAAAGGTGAAAGACCTAGAATTTACAGCAGATGTAATCGTAGGATTTCCACAAGAAAAAGATGAAAATTTTCAAAATACCTATAACTTGATAGGGGAAATTGGATTTTCAAATCTTCATATCTTCCCATATTCTGACAGGGAAAATACTGTAGCCAGTAGATTATCTGGTAAGGTAGATGGAAATGATAAAAAAACTAGAACTAAAAAACTAGAGAGTTTGAGAAAAGAGATGGAAGACTTATCCAAGGAAAAAAATATTGGTAAGAAAACGAAAGTATTGGTAGAAACTATAAAAGACGGTTATGCTTACGGGTATACAGAGAACTATCACAGGATAAAAATGATAGATTCTGGATATAAAGTGAGTGAGATAGTAGAAGTAGAAATATATTTAGAAGAGGGGAAACTTTATGGCAAAGAGACAGAAAAAATCTAA